From one Culex quinquefasciatus strain JHB chromosome 3, VPISU_Cqui_1.0_pri_paternal, whole genome shotgun sequence genomic stretch:
- the LOC6045810 gene encoding leucine-rich repeat transmembrane neuronal protein 3 encodes MKLRGLFWILVTYLVGTSSARDYQCSLQENQLCIFRSVQLSSADQLNQVTFSSAGSSPRNVKFESSSMVSIPTAVFKKLSSVETFDGGNSGIKNLMSSTFMDASKLRELNLTNNKISLLRNDLFVGATKLNVLDFSQNSISEVQENAFNGLKQLKVMKLNNNQIANLSPNVFSKNTALEEVDLHGNSLSKLDDAQFAACSDLVALNVSHNALQKFDLRQFLRDWSVDSIDVSFNRLKAVSIPKNLRKLVASNNQIQMVESLGKDPSLIFLRLSHNKLTSVDQVPSFNKLITLDLSYNAIESFDFSSVTKYRNLILLKLDGNRISTITNSLTSDWTYLKYVHLSHNQLTRLDMDVLRTLPRIITLNLSHNKLTEFSAKKLSDKFPVLVRLMLEGNDFRCDKIGELVKELKYAPTEYKSTAEQCKEGERLLGGICCK; translated from the exons ATGAAGCTTCGAGGATTATTTtggatttt GGTTACCTACCTAGTAGGAACTTCATCTGCTCGCGACTACCAGTGCTCCTTGCAGGAGAACCAACTGTGCATCTTCCGTTCCGTTCAACTAAGCTCAGCAGATCAGCTGAATCAGGTGACCTTTTCGAGTGCAGGAAGTTCCCcacgaaatgtcaaattcgagTCGTCGTCTATGGTGTCGATCCCAACAGCAGTTTTCAAAAAGCTGTCCAGCGTGGAAACATTCGACGGTGGCAACAGCGGCATCAAGAATCTCATGAGCAGCACCTTTATGGATGCTTCCAAGTTGAGAGAGCTGAACTTGACTAACAATAAGATTTCTCTACTGCGCAATGATCTGTTCGTGGGAGCTACCAAGCTCAACGTGCTGGATTTTTCCCAAAATAGTATCAGTGAAGTGCAGGAAAACGCCTTCAACGGTTTGAAGCAGCTGAAGGTCATGAAGCTGAACAACAACCAAATCGCAAACCTTTCTCCGAACGTGTTCAGTAAGAATACCGCATTAGAGGAGGTCGATCTTCACGGAAATTCGTTGTCCAAGCTTGACGACGCCCAGTTTGCGGCTTGTTCCGATCTGGTCGCCCTCAACGTATCCCACAATGCACTTCAAAAGTTTGATCTGAGACAGTTCCTGCGAGATTGGTCTGTCGATTCCATCGACGTGAGCTTCAACCGCCTCAAAGCGGTCAGCATTCCCAAGAACCTGCGCAAGTTGGTGGCATCGAACAACCAAATCCAGATGGTCGAATCTCTGGGCAAGGACCCTTCGCTCATCTTCCTGAGACTGTCCCACAACAAGCTAACCAGCGTAGATCAAGTCCCAAGTTTCAACAAACTAATCACCCTAGACCTATCCTACAACGCGATTGAAAGCTTCGACTTCAGCTCGGTTACCAAGTACCGAAACCTCATCCTGCTCAAGCTCGACGGAAATCGCATCTCCACCATCACAAACAGCCTGACCAGCGATTGGACCTACCTGAAGTACGTGCACCTCTCCCACAACCAGCTAACCCGGCTGGACATGGACGTTCTTAGAACGCTTCCGAGGATCATCACCCTAAACCTGAGCCACAACAAGCTGACGGAGTTTAGCGCTAAAAAGCTCAGCGACAAGTTCCCCGTGTTGGTGCGGCTAATGTTGGAGGGAAATGACTTCCGGTGTGACAAGATCGGGGAACTCGTGAAGGAGCTGAAGTATGCCCCAACGGAGTACAAGAGCACCGCCGAACAGTGCAAAGAGGGAGAACGGCTGCTGGGTGGGATCTGCTGTAAGTGA